A region of Paraburkholderia sp. BL23I1N1 DNA encodes the following proteins:
- a CDS encoding EAL domain-containing protein, which produces MTFNRINRGGALLLLGLLLIDLIIWVAAWSWLEGSRKQYEEKASVQADNMAQLLYSDFASRLESIDRTLAAVVTEFERQRTFGALRAELVEPVLSQHLFVLPSMSGMRVANASGELIFGSGGKSGVLIADRDYFQQLRDHPDVGMAFGRPVFGRINKSWDIVFARAIRTPQGKFAGIVTLVLPVSSLNERFAALSNGPTDSFSIFNDRSMTFIARYPNGIVTPGESLVVRPDAPMFIARRFSRLAGKFVNVAPQDGVMRSYGYRCMETQPLCVLVGVGLEAYLAPWVAERRLIVCSVVLFTLLTWLLWYLTYRAWGKQLDAMNAEQAAYRTRDAERRFNQTIIDESPIAIVTRDSAGVVTSVNEATEKLLGWPADELVGKTLPDLLPGMATEIEHLRHEALAGETLVDREVVRSHRDGHPVNISATQAPLRDASGAITGYLTMAMDITRRKEAEARAEYLASRDALTGLPNWSLLRDRFERAKGPRQVVIMLDLNNFTAINESLGHATGDAVLKVVACRLKDCIRDADTVSRQGGDEFLLFLSGLEGLAQIQAVLGDIQSSVSAVMEIGGEEVYTSATMGVALYPEDGEDFETLLRKADAAMSRAKGDGRNACRFFDDELGREATACLRIEAGLRKALEKGEFELHYQPQIDLRSGAVRGVEALLRWRHPEQGLLLPGEFIQIAEQSGLIVPIGEWVARECCRQGRAWQDAGIPDVCIALNLSAVQFTQGDIVETILRALTESGFNPGYLELELTESVLIRNTEQALATVQRLKQLGVTVSVDDFGTGYSSLAYLKRFDVDKLKIDRAFVRDVCRNANDESIVRAIIQMARALNLRTTAEGVEDEATLACLRQLECDEVQGYLIASPMPEDQVAAFIREHTVCVSPPARPPESRGSLSLATGRE; this is translated from the coding sequence ATGACTTTCAACCGCATCAACCGTGGCGGCGCATTGCTACTCCTTGGGCTGCTTCTTATCGACCTGATTATCTGGGTCGCAGCGTGGAGCTGGTTGGAGGGAAGTCGCAAGCAGTACGAGGAGAAGGCCTCAGTCCAGGCCGACAACATGGCGCAGTTGCTTTATTCGGACTTTGCCAGCCGGCTTGAGAGTATCGACCGTACGCTTGCCGCCGTGGTCACCGAATTCGAGCGCCAGCGAACATTCGGGGCGCTGCGCGCCGAGCTCGTCGAACCGGTTTTGAGTCAACACCTCTTCGTGCTCCCATCCATGTCGGGAATGCGCGTGGCGAACGCAAGCGGCGAGCTTATCTTCGGTTCCGGCGGGAAGTCCGGCGTTCTCATTGCCGACAGAGATTACTTTCAGCAATTACGTGACCATCCCGACGTCGGTATGGCATTCGGCCGTCCTGTTTTTGGCCGCATCAACAAGTCATGGGACATCGTTTTTGCTCGCGCCATCCGTACGCCGCAAGGCAAGTTTGCCGGCATCGTGACGCTCGTGCTGCCGGTCAGTTCACTAAACGAACGCTTTGCGGCGCTTTCCAACGGACCCACCGATTCCTTCAGCATCTTTAATGACAGGAGCATGACTTTCATTGCCCGGTACCCCAATGGGATTGTTACACCGGGGGAATCACTCGTCGTTCGCCCTGATGCTCCCATGTTTATTGCGCGGCGATTTTCCCGGCTGGCGGGAAAATTCGTCAATGTCGCGCCGCAAGACGGCGTGATGCGCTCGTATGGATATCGCTGTATGGAAACGCAGCCGTTGTGCGTTCTGGTGGGAGTCGGGCTCGAGGCCTATCTCGCGCCGTGGGTCGCCGAGCGTCGCCTGATTGTTTGCTCCGTTGTGCTATTTACCTTGCTGACCTGGCTATTGTGGTATCTGACCTATCGGGCCTGGGGTAAGCAGCTCGACGCCATGAATGCCGAGCAGGCCGCCTATCGGACCCGGGACGCCGAGCGCCGGTTTAACCAGACCATTATCGATGAGTCGCCCATTGCCATCGTGACGCGCGACTCCGCAGGCGTCGTGACGTCGGTGAATGAGGCGACGGAGAAATTGTTGGGATGGCCCGCGGATGAACTCGTGGGGAAAACGCTGCCGGACCTGCTTCCCGGCATGGCAACAGAGATCGAGCATCTCCGTCATGAGGCGCTCGCGGGCGAAACCCTGGTAGACCGGGAGGTTGTTCGTTCGCACCGGGACGGGCATCCCGTCAATATCAGCGCGACGCAGGCGCCCTTGCGCGACGCGAGCGGTGCGATCACCGGCTACCTGACGATGGCGATGGACATCACGCGGCGCAAGGAAGCGGAAGCCAGGGCGGAGTACCTTGCCTCGCGGGATGCGTTGACGGGCCTGCCGAACTGGTCGCTGTTGCGCGACCGGTTCGAACGCGCCAAAGGACCAAGGCAGGTGGTCATCATGCTGGACCTGAACAACTTCACGGCGATCAACGAGTCACTCGGACACGCTACGGGTGACGCGGTGCTAAAAGTCGTGGCCTGCCGCCTGAAAGACTGCATACGCGACGCCGACACCGTGAGCCGCCAGGGGGGCGATGAGTTTCTCCTGTTTCTGTCGGGCCTTGAAGGGCTGGCGCAAATTCAGGCGGTCCTGGGCGATATTCAGTCCAGCGTATCCGCCGTCATGGAAATCGGCGGCGAGGAGGTGTACACGTCCGCGACGATGGGCGTGGCCCTGTATCCCGAAGATGGTGAGGACTTCGAAACGCTTTTGCGCAAAGCCGACGCGGCCATGTCGCGTGCGAAAGGCGATGGCCGCAACGCATGCCGCTTCTTCGACGATGAACTTGGCCGGGAAGCGACGGCCTGTTTGCGCATCGAGGCCGGATTGCGTAAAGCGCTGGAGAAGGGTGAATTCGAATTGCACTATCAGCCGCAAATCGATCTTCGCAGCGGTGCCGTACGGGGTGTCGAAGCATTGCTACGCTGGCGGCATCCGGAGCAAGGCTTGCTGCTGCCCGGAGAGTTTATCCAGATCGCCGAGCAAAGCGGTCTTATCGTGCCGATTGGCGAATGGGTTGCGCGCGAATGTTGCCGGCAGGGGCGGGCGTGGCAAGACGCCGGAATTCCGGATGTCTGCATTGCGTTGAACCTGTCGGCGGTGCAATTCACGCAGGGCGACATCGTGGAGACAATCCTGCGCGCTCTGACCGAATCGGGTTTCAATCCTGGCTATCTGGAACTGGAACTGACGGAGTCGGTCCTGATTCGAAACACCGAACAGGCGCTGGCTACCGTGCAGCGTCTGAAGCAGCTTGGCGTGACGGTGTCCGTCGACGATTTTGGCACAGGCTATTCGAGTCTGGCCTATCTCAAGCGGTTCGATGTCGACAAGCTGAAGATCGACCGGGCGTTCGTGCGCGACGTTTGTCGGAACGCCAATGACGAGTCGATCGTACGTGCCATCATCCAGATGGCTCGCGCACTTAACCTTCGCACGACAGCGGAAGGCGTCGAAGACGAAGCAACGCTCGCGTGCCTGCGGCAGTTGGAATGCGACGAAGTGCAGGGCTACCTGATCGCGAGCCCGATGCCGGAGGATCAGGTTGCGGCGTTTATCCGCGAGCACACCGTTTGCGTGTCGCCGCCGGCGAGACCGCCCGAATCTCGTGGCTCCCTGAGTCTGGCGACAGGCCGGGAGTGA
- a CDS encoding porin — MQVKLIGAAALIAFASAAHAQSSVTLYGIVDSGFLYQSSSAASFNPKAPNTGKVYRLKDGGIYSSLWGIKGSEDIGGGYHVNFKLQGSFDSSTGKSGLSDTPGAAAQFNQFATIGVSGPFGTFNAGRQIVPMIYAMAETDVRSSQYFGSILTAWLGMNQAAGWPGTSTNAPIGALYDSNALVYQSPSFGGASVGLEYAPGDVAGQFQGGTRESAVLKYSNYGLSLSAVYYNGHDTNPAPGAPLTGLDNNRFVYLGALYTTHGFSVSASYSNGKNPAHSNQVNIDLYSAGLGYRFSPALQVTSGLYYLKDKNNSANRSTEIALGAEYKLSVRTMAYAQVGHVNNRGTMNQTIVYGQPVAPGVTTTAAMIGLRHSF; from the coding sequence ATGCAGGTGAAACTGATTGGAGCGGCAGCGCTCATTGCATTCGCGAGCGCCGCTCATGCGCAATCCTCGGTGACGCTTTACGGTATCGTCGATTCGGGTTTCTTGTACCAGAGCAGCTCGGCCGCGTCGTTTAATCCGAAGGCGCCGAATACGGGAAAGGTGTACCGGCTGAAGGACGGCGGCATCTATTCGAGCCTGTGGGGCATCAAGGGGAGCGAAGACATTGGCGGTGGCTACCATGTCAATTTCAAGCTCCAGGGTTCGTTCGACAGTAGCACCGGCAAATCCGGCCTGAGCGATACACCCGGCGCTGCGGCTCAGTTCAATCAGTTTGCGACGATCGGCGTATCGGGACCGTTCGGCACGTTCAATGCGGGCCGGCAAATTGTCCCGATGATCTATGCCATGGCCGAGACGGATGTACGGTCCTCCCAATACTTCGGCAGTATTCTGACCGCGTGGCTGGGCATGAACCAGGCTGCCGGTTGGCCGGGCACCAGCACCAACGCCCCAATCGGCGCACTGTATGACAGCAACGCGCTGGTGTACCAGTCGCCATCGTTCGGCGGCGCTTCGGTCGGACTGGAATACGCGCCCGGTGACGTAGCGGGCCAGTTTCAGGGGGGCACGCGCGAGTCGGCGGTACTCAAGTACTCGAACTACGGTCTGAGCCTCTCCGCTGTGTATTACAACGGGCACGATACGAATCCGGCTCCCGGCGCGCCATTGACCGGACTCGACAATAACCGGTTCGTTTATCTCGGCGCGCTTTATACGACCCATGGCTTCTCGGTGTCGGCGTCTTACAGCAACGGCAAGAATCCCGCGCATTCCAATCAGGTCAATATCGATCTCTATTCCGCGGGATTGGGTTATCGCTTCTCCCCGGCGTTGCAGGTGACCTCGGGACTTTACTACCTGAAAGACAAGAACAATTCGGCCAATCGTTCGACCGAAATTGCACTCGGGGCCGAATACAAGCTCTCCGTCAGAACCATGGCTTACGCACAGGTCGGACACGTCAATAACAGGGGAACAATGAATCAGACGATCGTCTACGGTCAGCCGGTGGCACCCGGCGTGACAACAACGGCGGCCATGATCGGCCTGCGTCATAGCTTCTGA